A window of the Juglans microcarpa x Juglans regia isolate MS1-56 chromosome 5D, Jm3101_v1.0, whole genome shotgun sequence genome harbors these coding sequences:
- the LOC121264798 gene encoding uncharacterized protein LOC121264798, which translates to MDFGNVQRQLQKAKDRFKLLQDCDSMGLRRDDLHVAREEVHKWLEREEIMRRQRAKTLWLREEDHNSKFFHTKVNHRQKEFNWKVTATAHRGNCDFFGCLAGRVTDEMNVDLIKPYTEAKVFAALKQMEPASAPGPDGMAPLFFQNYWPILGKSVSIAILEVLNFGIIPSSMNHTFISLIPKKKNPVKVADFRPISLCNVIYKLISKVIANRLKKVLPCIISDSQCAFVPSRLITDNVLVAYELVHFLKMKRTDDSIIFCKADVGENIKIQALLKKYEHVSGQKINTEKTAMIFSGNVSRDSQEELRQLWGVSEVQNYGKYLDLPPVIG; encoded by the exons ATGGATTTTGGTAATGTTCAAAGGCAATTACAGAAGGCCAAAGATCGATTCAAGCTATTGCAAGATTGTGATTCCATGGGGCTGAGAAGAGATGACCTGCATGTTGCTAGGGAGGAGGTTCATAAATGGTTAGAGAGGGAGGAGATTATGCGGAGGCAGAGAGCTAAAACTTTGTGGTTGAGAGAAGAAGatcataattcaaaatttttccatACTAAGGTAAATCATAGACAAAAAGAATTCAATTGGAAAGTTACAGCAACAGCACATCGAggaaattgtgatttttttgggtGCTTGGCTGGAAGAGTGACTGATGAGATGAATGTTGATTTGATCAAGCCTTATACTGAAGCTAAGGTGTTTGCAGCTTTGAAGCAGATGGAACCAGCATCAGCACCAGGACCCGATGGCATGGCacctttgttttttcaaaattattggcCTATCCTGGGTAAGTCAGTGTCTATTGCTATTCTGGAAGTCTTGAATTTTGGTATTATTCCCTCCTCTATGAATCAcacttttatttctttgattccaaagaagaagaaccctGTGAAGGTGGCTGATTTTCGACCTATCAGTCTATGCAATGtgatttataaattgatttcaAAGGTCATTGCTAATAGGCTTAAGAAGGTATTGCCATGTATCATCTCAGATTCTCAGTGTGCTTTTGTACCTAGTCGACTCATAACTGACAATGTTTTAGTAGCTTATGAGTTAGtccattttttgaaaatgaagagaaCAG ATGATAGTATTATTTTCTGTAAGGCGGATGTGGGTGAAAATATAAAGATACAAGCTTTGCTGAAAAAGTATGAACATGTTTCTGGCCAGAAAATTAACACGGAGAAAACTGCAATGATTTTTAGTGGCAATGTTTCAAGGGACAGTCAGGAAGAGTTAAGGCAGCTATGGGGTGTCTCTGAGGTGCAAAATTATGGGAAGTATTTGGATCTTCCTCCTGTAATTggttga